In one window of Serinus canaria isolate serCan28SL12 chromosome 18, serCan2020, whole genome shotgun sequence DNA:
- the TSEN54 gene encoding tRNA-splicing endonuclease subunit Sen54 isoform X1, whose protein sequence is MEAGGSRRLSTAEQPERRQAPRSPLGQKDFLPDGSARQAERLRRCGEEQWRLLCEERPERPGNLVKAEWKPEQGIVELKSPAGKFWHTMGFSERGKQCLLPEEALYLLECGSVQLFYRDVPLSIQEAYETLLCQEAMSLSHYQVFSHLKQLGYIVLRFTPSTVLSSYERQLNLEGHCKSSGKHHRKRRRSSSPRLHEKKHKVYEDLPEAEGTSSKDGDDCGDSIPVNEKPLSVQPKESDAGSAEGESMPVPLDTGQKDSLSFSSRQAGGHKESSTGTHAPRWDFTTITFPNMASDEPCTHLPSPDSRLLPENVPGREVDAASWCTQINLKWEKLSGKERKQRERESRCTSSVSADQEVRLCSSWQEYKALLEQRRQQRLWKRPSHLWDQAVTPLLQPEEVTSPAALLEQISVLQPSHILDGASRLQEDPEAMKIDFNVYQADAVSKFKKTNPGKPHVRMCVRSFDEQIPSLRALKQVTYLSGDVPLVFALVDHGEITFYSLKEFKLPIDVYH, encoded by the exons ATGGAGGCTGGCGGGTCTCGCCGCCTCAG CACGGCGGAGCAGCCGGAGCGTCGCCAGGCCCCGCGGAGCCCCCTCGGGCAGAAAGATTTCCTTCCTGACGGCTCAGCCCGGCAGGCCGAGAGGCTGAGGCGCTGCGGCGAGGAGCAGTGGCGGCTGCTCTGCGAGGAGCGCCCGGAGCGGCC GGGGAATCTGGTGAAGGCTGAGTGGAAACCAGAGCAGGGCATCGTGGAGCTGAAGTCCCCTGCG GGAAAGTTCTGGCACACCATGGGGTTCTCAGAACGAGGCAAACAATGTCTGCTGCCCGAGGAAGCTCTGTACCTGCTGGAGTGT ggctctgtccaGCTCTTTTACAGAGATGTGCCCCTGTCAATCCAGGAAGCCTACGAGACCCTGTTGTGCCAGGAGGCAATGAGCCTGTCACATTACCAG GTGTTCAGCCACTTGAAGCAACTGGGTTATATTGTACTGAGATTCACCCCCAG CACTGTCCTGTCTTCCTACGAGAGGCAGCTGAACTTGGAAGGTCACTGCAAGAGCTCTGGGAAGCACCATCGCAAGAGGAGGAGAAGTTCCAGCCCCCG GTTGCATGAGAAGAAACATAAAGTATATGAGGACCTTCCAGAAGCTGAAGGGACCTCCAGCAAAGATGGAGATGACTGTGGAGACTCCATTCCAGTGAATGAAAAACCCTTGTCAGTGCAGCCAAAGGAATCAGAtgctggcagtgcagagggGGAGTCAATGCCAGTTCCTCTTGATACAGGACAAAAGGACTCTCTGAGCTTCTCCAGCAGGCAGGCTGGAGGCCAcaaggagagcagcactggcacccATGCACCCCGCTGGGATTTTACCACCATCACCTTTCCCAACATGGCCTCAGACGAGCCATGCACACATCTGCCTTCCCCTGACAGCAGGCTGTTGCCAGAGAACgtgccaggcagggaggtgGATGCAGCTTCCTGGTGCACACAGATCAACCTGAAATGGGAGAAGCTgtcagggaaggagaggaagcagcgggagagggagagcaggtGCACTAGCAGTGTCAGTGCTGACCAGGAGGTGagactctgctccagctggcaggagTACAAAGCCCTCTTGGAGCAGAGGAGACAGCAGAGGctttggaagagaccttcacACCTCTGGGACCAAGCTGTCAcaccactgctgcagccagaagAAGTGACCTCACCAG cTGCGCTCCTCGAGCAGATCAGTGTGCTGCAGCCCTCCCACATCCTGGATGGAGCCTCCCG gctgcaggaggaccCAGAGGCCATGAAGATAGACTTCAACGTGTATCAAGCAGATGCTGTGTCCAAGTTTAAGAAGACAAACCCTGGGAAGCCCCATGTCAGGATGTGTGTTCGGAG ctTTGATGAGCAGATCCCCTCCCTGCGGGCTTTGAAGCAGGTGACATATCTGAGTGGGGACGTCCCTCTGGTCTTTGCACTGGTGGATCATGGAGAAATTACCTTCTATTCACTGAAGGAGTTCAAGCTGCCCATTGATGTTTATCACTGA
- the TSEN54 gene encoding tRNA-splicing endonuclease subunit Sen54 isoform X2, translated as MGFSERGKQCLLPEEALYLLECGSVQLFYRDVPLSIQEAYETLLCQEAMSLSHYQVFSHLKQLGYIVLRFTPSTVLSSYERQLNLEGHCKSSGKHHRKRRRSSSPRLHEKKHKVYEDLPEAEGTSSKDGDDCGDSIPVNEKPLSVQPKESDAGSAEGESMPVPLDTGQKDSLSFSSRQAGGHKESSTGTHAPRWDFTTITFPNMASDEPCTHLPSPDSRLLPENVPGREVDAASWCTQINLKWEKLSGKERKQRERESRCTSSVSADQEVRLCSSWQEYKALLEQRRQQRLWKRPSHLWDQAVTPLLQPEEVTSPAALLEQISVLQPSHILDGASRLQEDPEAMKIDFNVYQADAVSKFKKTNPGKPHVRMCVRSFDEQIPSLRALKQVTYLSGDVPLVFALVDHGEITFYSLKEFKLPIDVYH; from the exons ATGGGGTTCTCAGAACGAGGCAAACAATGTCTGCTGCCCGAGGAAGCTCTGTACCTGCTGGAGTGT ggctctgtccaGCTCTTTTACAGAGATGTGCCCCTGTCAATCCAGGAAGCCTACGAGACCCTGTTGTGCCAGGAGGCAATGAGCCTGTCACATTACCAG GTGTTCAGCCACTTGAAGCAACTGGGTTATATTGTACTGAGATTCACCCCCAG CACTGTCCTGTCTTCCTACGAGAGGCAGCTGAACTTGGAAGGTCACTGCAAGAGCTCTGGGAAGCACCATCGCAAGAGGAGGAGAAGTTCCAGCCCCCG GTTGCATGAGAAGAAACATAAAGTATATGAGGACCTTCCAGAAGCTGAAGGGACCTCCAGCAAAGATGGAGATGACTGTGGAGACTCCATTCCAGTGAATGAAAAACCCTTGTCAGTGCAGCCAAAGGAATCAGAtgctggcagtgcagagggGGAGTCAATGCCAGTTCCTCTTGATACAGGACAAAAGGACTCTCTGAGCTTCTCCAGCAGGCAGGCTGGAGGCCAcaaggagagcagcactggcacccATGCACCCCGCTGGGATTTTACCACCATCACCTTTCCCAACATGGCCTCAGACGAGCCATGCACACATCTGCCTTCCCCTGACAGCAGGCTGTTGCCAGAGAACgtgccaggcagggaggtgGATGCAGCTTCCTGGTGCACACAGATCAACCTGAAATGGGAGAAGCTgtcagggaaggagaggaagcagcgggagagggagagcaggtGCACTAGCAGTGTCAGTGCTGACCAGGAGGTGagactctgctccagctggcaggagTACAAAGCCCTCTTGGAGCAGAGGAGACAGCAGAGGctttggaagagaccttcacACCTCTGGGACCAAGCTGTCAcaccactgctgcagccagaagAAGTGACCTCACCAG cTGCGCTCCTCGAGCAGATCAGTGTGCTGCAGCCCTCCCACATCCTGGATGGAGCCTCCCG gctgcaggaggaccCAGAGGCCATGAAGATAGACTTCAACGTGTATCAAGCAGATGCTGTGTCCAAGTTTAAGAAGACAAACCCTGGGAAGCCCCATGTCAGGATGTGTGTTCGGAG ctTTGATGAGCAGATCCCCTCCCTGCGGGCTTTGAAGCAGGTGACATATCTGAGTGGGGACGTCCCTCTGGTCTTTGCACTGGTGGATCATGGAGAAATTACCTTCTATTCACTGAAGGAGTTCAAGCTGCCCATTGATGTTTATCACTGA